The following coding sequences are from one Cygnus olor isolate bCygOlo1 chromosome 2, bCygOlo1.pri.v2, whole genome shotgun sequence window:
- the JCAD gene encoding junctional protein associated with coronary artery disease isoform X5: MQGLAAAHGVPRHPKDTQLKAGLGAEYVRRGGLPENCEAPGDCTWQSLRVESWNQPKKVGRQMSDGDREKLLQELYSLTLRDDVLSAHNKGKSQSLPRVLSPESMRCVEMPSLTNSNNSLSVSKAPSYPPSRPVVESAKHHETGGHFLPLVKPKYGRPLMPPSYELQRQSRAPAETGGFQDHYQKDEPVPYLAKAHEPRQDACVQDSGLEPPVYVPPPSYKSPPHQAVTPHSPSEVPTNATHASSSQRDAAERVVACQRPPANSVETGADPCKDNHLPHGKQSHPRRPADYLRSVQYIPFDDPRIRHIKIAPPEGLQDNTKYSENARSPSSGTLQERDLEVQYNSAFLDASHSPGSVKGERNSDSSTHSGRWLAPSIRDQENCALLDQRDSCSTTNHSPRNEASTQYTKGKLSLRNSHMDSTCETVTKVKKFEPGTGMQSKKSSKKKMNETIFCLVSIPVKSESNLPDTDRNNNITQSSDKNGFDNNGALQEQSLLSMSSTDLELQALTGSMTNKNELQKQELWRPEEFKQMNDLRFIQPAKHRELKYSGSWPGDQYKDQQTQTSFAEEPKSPQICHGTKPGQPNSTKLLSPKQLGCTASTTGSKQTGSPSDERGCRQSAYGMKGQTYLSQSSNSAFSRTATSVLQASSPKGHQSQPVPAQERENGLLPRGDVVKGEAGAPCNSKELFGQFLLKPVSRRPWDAISELESFNKELQGQEESTSSEEDLESASPQAHALPQRRASRNENQEPKRGGRLETVVPEVPVFKSGRVKSKSESWSVGTEHGGEPGCVGSQRSSQPGGSSEGVRPADGSLITEMRAEEAKNRANKQPVRAGPIKRFLSSSPSSSYHGNPFNNPVLQEMSEDQNYLDFVKLSKGAAPQNDPVLERGSVVRLSLTKRNHGRSEPDLRSVGLDVAPGPGANNSDHSSNANAVEIPVNESLQARAARILGIEIAVESLLPDDHVGPHPGASPANGAQDLESSTESTVSGKEGKKDDSYEGRRKCGWTESALFVGERNRSLYLDECQATHREGSTKTLVKEQAFEQPASPSQGEDQNSVPKSAVYQHSEKRVRSTSKVIETLQGKLTSPPSRTAMDRLVRMKEVDSVSRMRRLSIKSADSGEEVDEEKLLRAQEERGSKVANSGAVSKRVISLSENGYLAGMDKKKTDRDFSLDTYDPTKVEKV; the protein is encoded by the exons ATGCAAGGGCTGGCGGCAGCCCACGGGGTGCCCCGGCACCCCAAGGACACTCAGCTGAAGGCAGGGCTAGGCGCGGAGTACGTTAGGAGGGGTGGCCTGCCAGAGAACTGCGAGGCGCCCGGCGACTGCACATGGCAAAGTTTGAGGGTGGAAAGCTGGAACCAGCCAAAAAAGGTAGGAAGGCAAATGTCAGACGGTGACAGGGAGAAACTGCTCCAAGAGCTGTATTCGCTGACCCTGCGAGATGACGTGCTGAGTGCCCACAACAAGGGGAAATCGCAGTCCTTGCCCAGAGTCCTGTCGCCGGAGAGCATGAGATGTGTGGAAATGCCCTCCCTGACCAACAGCAACAACTCCCTCAGCGTAAGTAAGGCCCCCTCCTATCCCCCAAGCAGGCCGGTTGTGGAATCGGCCAAACACCACGAAACGGGGGGCCATTTCCTGCCCCTGGTGAAACCCAAGTATGGGAGGCCTCTGATGCCTCCATCCTATGAACTGCAGCGACAGAGCAGGGCACCTGCGGAAACCGGTGGCTTTCAGGACCACTACCAGAAGGACGAACCCGTTCCCTACTTAGCCAAAGCACACGAGCCAAGGCAAGATGCTTGCGTTCAAGACTCTGGTTTGGAGCCCCCGGTCTATGTACCTCCCCCGTCTTACAAATCCCCCCCCCACCAAGCCGTGACTCCACATTCCCCCAGTGAAGTGCCTACCAATGCCACgcatgccagcagcagccagcggGACGCTGCGGAGCGGGTTGTCGCCTGCCAACGACCGCCTGCGAATAGTGTTGAAACGGGGGCCGACCCCTGCAAAGACAACCATCTTCCTCACGGGAAGCAGAGCCATCCGAGACGCCCCGCTGACTACCTGCGTTCTGTTCAGTATATTCCCTTTGACGATCCTCGGATACGGCATATTAAAATTGCACCACCCGAAGGTCTGCAGGACAAcacaaaatacagtgaaaatgcACGTAGTCCCAGTTCTGGTACTTTGCAAGAGAGAGATCTCGAAGTGCAGTACAACAGTGCCTTTTTGGATGCATCACACTCACCTGGTTCTgtaaagggagaaagaaattcTGACAGCTCCACTCACAGCGGCAGATGGTTGGCACCATCCATCCGAGATCAGGAAAATTGTGCCTTGCTGGACCAAAGAGACAGTTGTAGCACAACTAATCACAGCCCCCGTAACGAAGCCAGCACACAGTACACAAAAGGCAAACTTTCTCTAAGAAATTCACATATGGACAGCACCTGTGAGACCGttacaaaagtgaaaaagtttGAACCTGGAACTGGGATGCAGAGCAAAAagagttcaaagaaaaaaatgaatgaaactaTATTTTGTTTGGTCTCCATCCCAGTTAAATCAGAATCAAATCTGCCAGATACAGATAGGAACAACAACATAACCCAGAGCTCTGATAAGAATGGGTTTGATAACAATGGGGCTTTGCAAGAACAAAGTCTCTTAAGTATGTCTTCAACGGACTTGGAGTTACAAGCGCTTACAGGAAGCATGACCAATAAAAATGAGTTACAAAAACAAGAGCTGTGGAGACCAGAAGAGTTCAAACAAATGAATGACCTCAGATTTATTCAGCCTGCAAAACACAGAGAGCTCAAATACTCTGGCTCCTGGCCAGGTGATCAGTACAAAGACCAGCAGACACAGACCAGTTTTGCCGAAGAACCTAAGAGCCCACAGATTTGCCATGGTACAAAGCCTGGGCAGCCCAATAGTACCAAACTGCTGTCTCCAAAGCAACTCGGATGTACAGCATCCACGACAGGGTCAAAACAGACAGGGTCGCCTTCTGACGAgagaggctgcaggcagagcgCTTACGGCATGAAGGGTCAGACGTACCTCAGCCAGTCCAGCAACAGCGCGTTTTCCAGGACTGCCACCTCCGTCCTGCAGGCCTCCTCGCCAAAGGGCCACCAGAGCCAGCCCGTGCCTGCCCAGGAGAGGGAAAACGGCCTTCTTCCCAGGGGCGATGTGGTTAAGGGAGAAGCGGGCGCTCCCTGCAATAGTAAAGAGCTGTTTGGGCAGTTCCTTCTGAAGCCCGTAAGTCGCCGTCCCTGGGATGCAATAAGCGAGCTAGAGAGTTTTAACAAGGAGCTgcaagggcaggaggagagcacgAGCAGTGAAGAAGACTTGGAAAGTGCTTCTCCGCAGGCACATGCCCTTCCGCAGAGAAGGGCGTCCAGAAATGAGAACCAGGAGCCAAAACGTGGTGGGAGGTTGGAAACGGTTGTGCCAGAGGTGCCTGTGTTTAAGTCAGGAAGAGTTAAAAGCAAGTCTGAAAGTTGGAGCGTGGGGACCGAGCATGGTGGCGAGCCGGGCTGCGTTGGCTCTCAACGCTCTTCGCAGCCAGGAGGGAGCAGTGAAGGAGTCAGGCCAGCAGATGGAAGCCTGATAACAGAAATGAGGGCAGAGGAAGCCAAGAACAGAGCAAACAAACAGCCCGTTCGCGCGGGACCTATCAAGAGATTCTTGTCCAGCAGCCCAAGCAGTTCCTATCATGGTAATCCTTTCAATAATCCTGTTTTACAGGAGATGAGCGAAGACCAAAATTACTTAGACTTTGTTAAACTCAGCAAAGGGGCAGCTCCTCAAAATGATCCAGTATTAGAGAGAGGCTCAGTGGTACGCTTGTCCTTAACTAAGAGGAACCACGGGCGCTCTGAGCCAGATTTGAGGTCTGTGGGACTTGATGTAGCCCCAGGACCTGGTGCTAACAATTCTGATCACTcttcaaatgcaaatgcagtGGAAATCCCTGTGAATGAGTCCTTGCAGGCAAGAGCTGCAAGAATTTTAGGCATAGAGATAGCAGTGGAGTCTCTCCTTCCAGATGACCACGTTGGGCCCCATCCAGGCGCGAGCCCTGCAAATGGTGCCCAGGACCTCGAGTCATCAACGGAGAGCACAGTAAgtggcaaagaaggaaaaaaagatgattctTATGAAGGCAGGCGTAAGTGTGGCTGGACAGAGAGCGCTCTCTTTGTTGGAGAGAGGAACCGATCGTTATACCTTGATGAATGCCAGGCCACTCACCGTGAAGGCAGCACTAAAACGTTGGTAAAGGAGCAAGCGTTTGAACAACCTGCGAGTCCCAGCCAAGGTGAAGACCAAAACTCGGTGCCCAAATCAGCCGTGTATCAGCATTCAGAAAAGAGAGTGAGAAGTACCTCAAAAGTGATCGAGACGCTCCAAGGCAAGCTGACGTCTCCCCCGAGCCGGACTGCCATGGACCGCTTGGTGCGCATGAAAGAAGTTGACTCCGTGTCCCGGATGAGACGTCTGAGCATTAAAAGTGCAGACTCAGGAGAGGAGGTGGACGAGGAGAAGCTGTTGAGGGCacaagaggagagaggaagcaAAGTGGCAAACTCAGGAGCTGTGTCCAAGCGTGTTATCTCCCTCAGCGAAAATGGATATTTAGCTGGAATGGACAAGAAGAAGACGgacagagatttttctttag ACACATATGACCCCACCAAAGTTGAAAAGGTGTGA
- the JCAD gene encoding junctional protein associated with coronary artery disease isoform X2 codes for MQGRQGLSCVQASDGSCWKELSDGAANRYDGYRRETAGNRSARRPLNGFEADLRAYSKKPLVKTNSSSTESSHGSQGRRAGPGYHHDLQGLSTFHTSEGGAYDRPQLAWSSQPKADKDLAYWRRRGQDFSVLLGYSQKGGAEMQGLAAAHGVPRHPKDTQLKAGLGAEYVRRGGLPENCEAPGDCTWQSLRVESWNQPKKVGRQMSDGDREKLLQELYSLTLRDDVLSAHNKGKSQSLPRVLSPESMRCVEMPSLTNSNNSLSVSKAPSYPPSRPVVESAKHHETGGHFLPLVKPKYGRPLMPPSYELQRQSRAPAETGGFQDHYQKDEPVPYLAKAHEPRQDACVQDSGLEPPVYVPPPSYKSPPHQAVTPHSPSEVPTNATHASSSQRDAAERVVACQRPPANSVETGADPCKDNHLPHGKQSHPRRPADYLRSVQYIPFDDPRIRHIKIAPPEGLQDNTKYSENARSPSSGTLQERDLEVQYNSAFLDASHSPGSVKGERNSDSSTHSGRWLAPSIRDQENCALLDQRDSCSTTNHSPRNEASTQYTKGKLSLRNSHMDSTCETVTKVKKFEPGTGMQSKKSSKKKMNETIFCLVSIPVKSESNLPDTDRNNNITQSSDKNGFDNNGALQEQSLLSMSSTDLELQALTGSMTNKNELQKQELWRPEEFKQMNDLRFIQPAKHRELKYSGSWPGDQYKDQQTQTSFAEEPKSPQICHGTKPGQPNSTKLLSPKQLGCTASTTGSKQTGSPSDERGCRQSAYGMKGQTYLSQSSNSAFSRTATSVLQASSPKGHQSQPVPAQERENGLLPRGDVVKGEAGAPCNSKELFGQFLLKPVSRRPWDAISELESFNKELQGQEESTSSEEDLESASPQAHALPQRRASRNENQEPKRGGRLETVVPEVPVFKSGRVKSKSESWSVGTEHGGEPGCVGSQRSSQPGGSSEGVRPADGSLITEMRAEEAKNRANKQPVRAGPIKRFLSSSPSSSYHGNPFNNPVLQEMSEDQNYLDFVKLSKGAAPQNDPVLERGSVVRLSLTKRNHGRSEPDLRSVGLDVAPGPGANNSDHSSNANAVEIPVNESLQARAARILGIEIAVESLLPDDHVGPHPGASPANGAQDLESSTESTVSGKEGKKDDSYEGRRKCGWTESALFVGERNRSLYLDECQATHREGSTKTLVKEQAFEQPASPSQGEDQNSVPKSAVYQHSEKRVRSTSKVIETLQGKLTSPPSRTAMDRLVRMKEVDSVSRMRRLSIKSADSGEEVDEEKLLRAQEERGSKVANSGAVSKRVISLSENGYLAGMDKKKTDRDFSLDTYDPTKVEKV; via the exons ggCTTATGACAGGCCTCAACTAGCGTGGTCTTCCCAGCCCAAGGCTGACAAGGATCTGGCCTACTGGCGGCGGCGAGGACAAGACTTCAGCGTGCTGCTGGGCTACTCCCAGAAAGGAGGCGCGGAAATGCAAGGGCTGGCGGCAGCCCACGGGGTGCCCCGGCACCCCAAGGACACTCAGCTGAAGGCAGGGCTAGGCGCGGAGTACGTTAGGAGGGGTGGCCTGCCAGAGAACTGCGAGGCGCCCGGCGACTGCACATGGCAAAGTTTGAGGGTGGAAAGCTGGAACCAGCCAAAAAAGGTAGGAAGGCAAATGTCAGACGGTGACAGGGAGAAACTGCTCCAAGAGCTGTATTCGCTGACCCTGCGAGATGACGTGCTGAGTGCCCACAACAAGGGGAAATCGCAGTCCTTGCCCAGAGTCCTGTCGCCGGAGAGCATGAGATGTGTGGAAATGCCCTCCCTGACCAACAGCAACAACTCCCTCAGCGTAAGTAAGGCCCCCTCCTATCCCCCAAGCAGGCCGGTTGTGGAATCGGCCAAACACCACGAAACGGGGGGCCATTTCCTGCCCCTGGTGAAACCCAAGTATGGGAGGCCTCTGATGCCTCCATCCTATGAACTGCAGCGACAGAGCAGGGCACCTGCGGAAACCGGTGGCTTTCAGGACCACTACCAGAAGGACGAACCCGTTCCCTACTTAGCCAAAGCACACGAGCCAAGGCAAGATGCTTGCGTTCAAGACTCTGGTTTGGAGCCCCCGGTCTATGTACCTCCCCCGTCTTACAAATCCCCCCCCCACCAAGCCGTGACTCCACATTCCCCCAGTGAAGTGCCTACCAATGCCACgcatgccagcagcagccagcggGACGCTGCGGAGCGGGTTGTCGCCTGCCAACGACCGCCTGCGAATAGTGTTGAAACGGGGGCCGACCCCTGCAAAGACAACCATCTTCCTCACGGGAAGCAGAGCCATCCGAGACGCCCCGCTGACTACCTGCGTTCTGTTCAGTATATTCCCTTTGACGATCCTCGGATACGGCATATTAAAATTGCACCACCCGAAGGTCTGCAGGACAAcacaaaatacagtgaaaatgcACGTAGTCCCAGTTCTGGTACTTTGCAAGAGAGAGATCTCGAAGTGCAGTACAACAGTGCCTTTTTGGATGCATCACACTCACCTGGTTCTgtaaagggagaaagaaattcTGACAGCTCCACTCACAGCGGCAGATGGTTGGCACCATCCATCCGAGATCAGGAAAATTGTGCCTTGCTGGACCAAAGAGACAGTTGTAGCACAACTAATCACAGCCCCCGTAACGAAGCCAGCACACAGTACACAAAAGGCAAACTTTCTCTAAGAAATTCACATATGGACAGCACCTGTGAGACCGttacaaaagtgaaaaagtttGAACCTGGAACTGGGATGCAGAGCAAAAagagttcaaagaaaaaaatgaatgaaactaTATTTTGTTTGGTCTCCATCCCAGTTAAATCAGAATCAAATCTGCCAGATACAGATAGGAACAACAACATAACCCAGAGCTCTGATAAGAATGGGTTTGATAACAATGGGGCTTTGCAAGAACAAAGTCTCTTAAGTATGTCTTCAACGGACTTGGAGTTACAAGCGCTTACAGGAAGCATGACCAATAAAAATGAGTTACAAAAACAAGAGCTGTGGAGACCAGAAGAGTTCAAACAAATGAATGACCTCAGATTTATTCAGCCTGCAAAACACAGAGAGCTCAAATACTCTGGCTCCTGGCCAGGTGATCAGTACAAAGACCAGCAGACACAGACCAGTTTTGCCGAAGAACCTAAGAGCCCACAGATTTGCCATGGTACAAAGCCTGGGCAGCCCAATAGTACCAAACTGCTGTCTCCAAAGCAACTCGGATGTACAGCATCCACGACAGGGTCAAAACAGACAGGGTCGCCTTCTGACGAgagaggctgcaggcagagcgCTTACGGCATGAAGGGTCAGACGTACCTCAGCCAGTCCAGCAACAGCGCGTTTTCCAGGACTGCCACCTCCGTCCTGCAGGCCTCCTCGCCAAAGGGCCACCAGAGCCAGCCCGTGCCTGCCCAGGAGAGGGAAAACGGCCTTCTTCCCAGGGGCGATGTGGTTAAGGGAGAAGCGGGCGCTCCCTGCAATAGTAAAGAGCTGTTTGGGCAGTTCCTTCTGAAGCCCGTAAGTCGCCGTCCCTGGGATGCAATAAGCGAGCTAGAGAGTTTTAACAAGGAGCTgcaagggcaggaggagagcacgAGCAGTGAAGAAGACTTGGAAAGTGCTTCTCCGCAGGCACATGCCCTTCCGCAGAGAAGGGCGTCCAGAAATGAGAACCAGGAGCCAAAACGTGGTGGGAGGTTGGAAACGGTTGTGCCAGAGGTGCCTGTGTTTAAGTCAGGAAGAGTTAAAAGCAAGTCTGAAAGTTGGAGCGTGGGGACCGAGCATGGTGGCGAGCCGGGCTGCGTTGGCTCTCAACGCTCTTCGCAGCCAGGAGGGAGCAGTGAAGGAGTCAGGCCAGCAGATGGAAGCCTGATAACAGAAATGAGGGCAGAGGAAGCCAAGAACAGAGCAAACAAACAGCCCGTTCGCGCGGGACCTATCAAGAGATTCTTGTCCAGCAGCCCAAGCAGTTCCTATCATGGTAATCCTTTCAATAATCCTGTTTTACAGGAGATGAGCGAAGACCAAAATTACTTAGACTTTGTTAAACTCAGCAAAGGGGCAGCTCCTCAAAATGATCCAGTATTAGAGAGAGGCTCAGTGGTACGCTTGTCCTTAACTAAGAGGAACCACGGGCGCTCTGAGCCAGATTTGAGGTCTGTGGGACTTGATGTAGCCCCAGGACCTGGTGCTAACAATTCTGATCACTcttcaaatgcaaatgcagtGGAAATCCCTGTGAATGAGTCCTTGCAGGCAAGAGCTGCAAGAATTTTAGGCATAGAGATAGCAGTGGAGTCTCTCCTTCCAGATGACCACGTTGGGCCCCATCCAGGCGCGAGCCCTGCAAATGGTGCCCAGGACCTCGAGTCATCAACGGAGAGCACAGTAAgtggcaaagaaggaaaaaaagatgattctTATGAAGGCAGGCGTAAGTGTGGCTGGACAGAGAGCGCTCTCTTTGTTGGAGAGAGGAACCGATCGTTATACCTTGATGAATGCCAGGCCACTCACCGTGAAGGCAGCACTAAAACGTTGGTAAAGGAGCAAGCGTTTGAACAACCTGCGAGTCCCAGCCAAGGTGAAGACCAAAACTCGGTGCCCAAATCAGCCGTGTATCAGCATTCAGAAAAGAGAGTGAGAAGTACCTCAAAAGTGATCGAGACGCTCCAAGGCAAGCTGACGTCTCCCCCGAGCCGGACTGCCATGGACCGCTTGGTGCGCATGAAAGAAGTTGACTCCGTGTCCCGGATGAGACGTCTGAGCATTAAAAGTGCAGACTCAGGAGAGGAGGTGGACGAGGAGAAGCTGTTGAGGGCacaagaggagagaggaagcaAAGTGGCAAACTCAGGAGCTGTGTCCAAGCGTGTTATCTCCCTCAGCGAAAATGGATATTTAGCTGGAATGGACAAGAAGAAGACGgacagagatttttctttag ACACATATGACCCCACCAAAGTTGAAAAGGTGTGA
- the JCAD gene encoding junctional protein associated with coronary artery disease isoform X3, producing MFLQFYRAPSDGSCWKELSDGAANRYDGYRRETAGNRSARRPLNGFEADLRAYSKKPLVKTNSSSTESSHGSQGRRAGPGYHHDLQGLSTFHTSEGGAYDRPQLAWSSQPKADKDLAYWRRRGQDFSVLLGYSQKGGAEMQGLAAAHGVPRHPKDTQLKAGLGAEYVRRGGLPENCEAPGDCTWQSLRVESWNQPKKVGRQMSDGDREKLLQELYSLTLRDDVLSAHNKGKSQSLPRVLSPESMRCVEMPSLTNSNNSLSVSKAPSYPPSRPVVESAKHHETGGHFLPLVKPKYGRPLMPPSYELQRQSRAPAETGGFQDHYQKDEPVPYLAKAHEPRQDACVQDSGLEPPVYVPPPSYKSPPHQAVTPHSPSEVPTNATHASSSQRDAAERVVACQRPPANSVETGADPCKDNHLPHGKQSHPRRPADYLRSVQYIPFDDPRIRHIKIAPPEGLQDNTKYSENARSPSSGTLQERDLEVQYNSAFLDASHSPGSVKGERNSDSSTHSGRWLAPSIRDQENCALLDQRDSCSTTNHSPRNEASTQYTKGKLSLRNSHMDSTCETVTKVKKFEPGTGMQSKKSSKKKMNETIFCLVSIPVKSESNLPDTDRNNNITQSSDKNGFDNNGALQEQSLLSMSSTDLELQALTGSMTNKNELQKQELWRPEEFKQMNDLRFIQPAKHRELKYSGSWPGDQYKDQQTQTSFAEEPKSPQICHGTKPGQPNSTKLLSPKQLGCTASTTGSKQTGSPSDERGCRQSAYGMKGQTYLSQSSNSAFSRTATSVLQASSPKGHQSQPVPAQERENGLLPRGDVVKGEAGAPCNSKELFGQFLLKPVSRRPWDAISELESFNKELQGQEESTSSEEDLESASPQAHALPQRRASRNENQEPKRGGRLETVVPEVPVFKSGRVKSKSESWSVGTEHGGEPGCVGSQRSSQPGGSSEGVRPADGSLITEMRAEEAKNRANKQPVRAGPIKRFLSSSPSSSYHGNPFNNPVLQEMSEDQNYLDFVKLSKGAAPQNDPVLERGSVVRLSLTKRNHGRSEPDLRSVGLDVAPGPGANNSDHSSNANAVEIPVNESLQARAARILGIEIAVESLLPDDHVGPHPGASPANGAQDLESSTESTVSGKEGKKDDSYEGRRKCGWTESALFVGERNRSLYLDECQATHREGSTKTLVKEQAFEQPASPSQGEDQNSVPKSAVYQHSEKRVRSTSKVIETLQGKLTSPPSRTAMDRLVRMKEVDSVSRMRRLSIKSADSGEEVDEEKLLRAQEERGSKVANSGAVSKRVISLSENGYLAGMDKKKTDRDFSLDTYDPTKVEKV from the exons ggCTTATGACAGGCCTCAACTAGCGTGGTCTTCCCAGCCCAAGGCTGACAAGGATCTGGCCTACTGGCGGCGGCGAGGACAAGACTTCAGCGTGCTGCTGGGCTACTCCCAGAAAGGAGGCGCGGAAATGCAAGGGCTGGCGGCAGCCCACGGGGTGCCCCGGCACCCCAAGGACACTCAGCTGAAGGCAGGGCTAGGCGCGGAGTACGTTAGGAGGGGTGGCCTGCCAGAGAACTGCGAGGCGCCCGGCGACTGCACATGGCAAAGTTTGAGGGTGGAAAGCTGGAACCAGCCAAAAAAGGTAGGAAGGCAAATGTCAGACGGTGACAGGGAGAAACTGCTCCAAGAGCTGTATTCGCTGACCCTGCGAGATGACGTGCTGAGTGCCCACAACAAGGGGAAATCGCAGTCCTTGCCCAGAGTCCTGTCGCCGGAGAGCATGAGATGTGTGGAAATGCCCTCCCTGACCAACAGCAACAACTCCCTCAGCGTAAGTAAGGCCCCCTCCTATCCCCCAAGCAGGCCGGTTGTGGAATCGGCCAAACACCACGAAACGGGGGGCCATTTCCTGCCCCTGGTGAAACCCAAGTATGGGAGGCCTCTGATGCCTCCATCCTATGAACTGCAGCGACAGAGCAGGGCACCTGCGGAAACCGGTGGCTTTCAGGACCACTACCAGAAGGACGAACCCGTTCCCTACTTAGCCAAAGCACACGAGCCAAGGCAAGATGCTTGCGTTCAAGACTCTGGTTTGGAGCCCCCGGTCTATGTACCTCCCCCGTCTTACAAATCCCCCCCCCACCAAGCCGTGACTCCACATTCCCCCAGTGAAGTGCCTACCAATGCCACgcatgccagcagcagccagcggGACGCTGCGGAGCGGGTTGTCGCCTGCCAACGACCGCCTGCGAATAGTGTTGAAACGGGGGCCGACCCCTGCAAAGACAACCATCTTCCTCACGGGAAGCAGAGCCATCCGAGACGCCCCGCTGACTACCTGCGTTCTGTTCAGTATATTCCCTTTGACGATCCTCGGATACGGCATATTAAAATTGCACCACCCGAAGGTCTGCAGGACAAcacaaaatacagtgaaaatgcACGTAGTCCCAGTTCTGGTACTTTGCAAGAGAGAGATCTCGAAGTGCAGTACAACAGTGCCTTTTTGGATGCATCACACTCACCTGGTTCTgtaaagggagaaagaaattcTGACAGCTCCACTCACAGCGGCAGATGGTTGGCACCATCCATCCGAGATCAGGAAAATTGTGCCTTGCTGGACCAAAGAGACAGTTGTAGCACAACTAATCACAGCCCCCGTAACGAAGCCAGCACACAGTACACAAAAGGCAAACTTTCTCTAAGAAATTCACATATGGACAGCACCTGTGAGACCGttacaaaagtgaaaaagtttGAACCTGGAACTGGGATGCAGAGCAAAAagagttcaaagaaaaaaatgaatgaaactaTATTTTGTTTGGTCTCCATCCCAGTTAAATCAGAATCAAATCTGCCAGATACAGATAGGAACAACAACATAACCCAGAGCTCTGATAAGAATGGGTTTGATAACAATGGGGCTTTGCAAGAACAAAGTCTCTTAAGTATGTCTTCAACGGACTTGGAGTTACAAGCGCTTACAGGAAGCATGACCAATAAAAATGAGTTACAAAAACAAGAGCTGTGGAGACCAGAAGAGTTCAAACAAATGAATGACCTCAGATTTATTCAGCCTGCAAAACACAGAGAGCTCAAATACTCTGGCTCCTGGCCAGGTGATCAGTACAAAGACCAGCAGACACAGACCAGTTTTGCCGAAGAACCTAAGAGCCCACAGATTTGCCATGGTACAAAGCCTGGGCAGCCCAATAGTACCAAACTGCTGTCTCCAAAGCAACTCGGATGTACAGCATCCACGACAGGGTCAAAACAGACAGGGTCGCCTTCTGACGAgagaggctgcaggcagagcgCTTACGGCATGAAGGGTCAGACGTACCTCAGCCAGTCCAGCAACAGCGCGTTTTCCAGGACTGCCACCTCCGTCCTGCAGGCCTCCTCGCCAAAGGGCCACCAGAGCCAGCCCGTGCCTGCCCAGGAGAGGGAAAACGGCCTTCTTCCCAGGGGCGATGTGGTTAAGGGAGAAGCGGGCGCTCCCTGCAATAGTAAAGAGCTGTTTGGGCAGTTCCTTCTGAAGCCCGTAAGTCGCCGTCCCTGGGATGCAATAAGCGAGCTAGAGAGTTTTAACAAGGAGCTgcaagggcaggaggagagcacgAGCAGTGAAGAAGACTTGGAAAGTGCTTCTCCGCAGGCACATGCCCTTCCGCAGAGAAGGGCGTCCAGAAATGAGAACCAGGAGCCAAAACGTGGTGGGAGGTTGGAAACGGTTGTGCCAGAGGTGCCTGTGTTTAAGTCAGGAAGAGTTAAAAGCAAGTCTGAAAGTTGGAGCGTGGGGACCGAGCATGGTGGCGAGCCGGGCTGCGTTGGCTCTCAACGCTCTTCGCAGCCAGGAGGGAGCAGTGAAGGAGTCAGGCCAGCAGATGGAAGCCTGATAACAGAAATGAGGGCAGAGGAAGCCAAGAACAGAGCAAACAAACAGCCCGTTCGCGCGGGACCTATCAAGAGATTCTTGTCCAGCAGCCCAAGCAGTTCCTATCATGGTAATCCTTTCAATAATCCTGTTTTACAGGAGATGAGCGAAGACCAAAATTACTTAGACTTTGTTAAACTCAGCAAAGGGGCAGCTCCTCAAAATGATCCAGTATTAGAGAGAGGCTCAGTGGTACGCTTGTCCTTAACTAAGAGGAACCACGGGCGCTCTGAGCCAGATTTGAGGTCTGTGGGACTTGATGTAGCCCCAGGACCTGGTGCTAACAATTCTGATCACTcttcaaatgcaaatgcagtGGAAATCCCTGTGAATGAGTCCTTGCAGGCAAGAGCTGCAAGAATTTTAGGCATAGAGATAGCAGTGGAGTCTCTCCTTCCAGATGACCACGTTGGGCCCCATCCAGGCGCGAGCCCTGCAAATGGTGCCCAGGACCTCGAGTCATCAACGGAGAGCACAGTAAgtggcaaagaaggaaaaaaagatgattctTATGAAGGCAGGCGTAAGTGTGGCTGGACAGAGAGCGCTCTCTTTGTTGGAGAGAGGAACCGATCGTTATACCTTGATGAATGCCAGGCCACTCACCGTGAAGGCAGCACTAAAACGTTGGTAAAGGAGCAAGCGTTTGAACAACCTGCGAGTCCCAGCCAAGGTGAAGACCAAAACTCGGTGCCCAAATCAGCCGTGTATCAGCATTCAGAAAAGAGAGTGAGAAGTACCTCAAAAGTGATCGAGACGCTCCAAGGCAAGCTGACGTCTCCCCCGAGCCGGACTGCCATGGACCGCTTGGTGCGCATGAAAGAAGTTGACTCCGTGTCCCGGATGAGACGTCTGAGCATTAAAAGTGCAGACTCAGGAGAGGAGGTGGACGAGGAGAAGCTGTTGAGGGCacaagaggagagaggaagcaAAGTGGCAAACTCAGGAGCTGTGTCCAAGCGTGTTATCTCCCTCAGCGAAAATGGATATTTAGCTGGAATGGACAAGAAGAAGACGgacagagatttttctttag ACACATATGACCCCACCAAAGTTGAAAAGGTGTGA